Part of the Desulfosalsimonas propionicica genome is shown below.
TTTTCCGGCCAGGTCAGCGCTCATGTGGATTGCGACATTTCCGCGGGTGCTGTGATCAATGTCCGGCCCGGGGTTTTCCAGGCCGCCGAAGGCCAGGCCGGTGAAGTGGTGGACAAGTCCGGTGAAATCGGCGATGTTTCGGCCAAACGCAAGTTTGTCGAGGTTCTGGAAGCAGAGGCCGGAGAAGTCGATATCACCAAGTCGGATGTGCTGGTATCGGTTGGCCGCGGCATCGAGGATGAAGACAATCTCGAGATCGTGTTTGAACTCGCCGAGGCCATGGGCGCAGACGTGTCCTGTTCCCGGCCCATCGTGGACGCCAAGTGGCTGGAAAAAGCCCGTCAGGTGGGAACTTCCGGAAAGACCGTAAAACCCAAGGTTTACATGGCCATGGGCATCAGCGGTTCCTTTCAGCACATGGGCGGCATCAAGGGCAATCCCTTTATCATTGCCGTGAACAAAAACCCCAAGGCCCCGATTTTCCAGGTGGCAGACGTGGGTGTGGAAGCCGATATCCTGGAGTTCATTCCCGAACTCACGGAAAAAGTCCAGGAACTCTAGTTTCTGCCGCGGAATTTTTTGCGGAAAAAGAAATAAAACCGGCTGGTGCAGCATTTGCTGTGCCAGCCGGTTTTTTTTATTTGAAACGCTGAATTTGGGTGACAGAAAATTACAGTTTTTCAGGCTCGCAGAGGTATTCTGCGCTGTTTGCCGCACGGCCGCAATTTTTGCAGACAAACTGCGGGTCGCGGACATATTTCTTGTAGTCTTCTGTATTGTTTTTCACAAACCCCACGGCACTGGCCACGCAAAGGTGGGATTCATGTCCGTAGTGCATGTCCGGGATCTCAAAGGGCAGCGGGAAAATATCCTTTGCCATTGTTGCCTCTCCTTTCTGATTTTTGTCATCATCAGTATGTGATTGCTGGTTTCCACACCCAAAAACTATGTCTGATCCCGGGCAAAGTCAAATTCCGGTGCCTTGTTGCGTGGCGGTTTTCGCATGCGGCAGGCCCGGGGCGGTTTGCTCCCTGCTGACCGCTTGCGCGCTCAATGCGACTCACAACCCGCCCCGGGCCTGCCGCATGGCCAGTCGTTGAAGAGTCGCGCAGGGACGTGGAAAACCAATGGCTTTCATCTTGGTTTTGGATTGGTTATTTACAAGCATCAAAGAAGTTCCATGGGCTATGGGGTGGTGCCGCCCTGGCGGGCGCATTGCACGTTGGGCCGGCCAGCAGTTCTTGGCGAAGCGGAGCGGCCGCGGCCGAATTACTTCGGCCGCAGCGAAGCAAGCCT
Proteins encoded:
- a CDS encoding electron transfer flavoprotein subunit alpha/FixB family protein, giving the protein MAQIFAYILHSDGALDDTALELLAAAKKIDANADVTAIVTGSGIDSACSKAAESYKTVWKMDNEALSYPNAEVVRKALINTLPADAIVLMAHDTFGMDLGPGLSIKLDSAFASDVVDIEGVEGSTMKLIRQEFSGQVSAHVDCDISAGAVINVRPGVFQAAEGQAGEVVDKSGEIGDVSAKRKFVEVLEAEAGEVDITKSDVLVSVGRGIEDEDNLEIVFELAEAMGADVSCSRPIVDAKWLEKARQVGTSGKTVKPKVYMAMGISGSFQHMGGIKGNPFIIAVNKNPKAPIFQVADVGVEADILEFIPELTEKVQEL